Below is a genomic region from Prunus persica cultivar Lovell chromosome G3, Prunus_persica_NCBIv2, whole genome shotgun sequence.
aacagattgctggagaataTAAGTGTCTAAATCCTTCTCTGGCTGTATATCTAGTAGCAGATAGAAATCTGCTAACAGAATTTagagaagctacttgggagcacatCCCAAGGGAGGAAAACTTTGCAGCCAATGAACTGGCTCAGGTGGCATCAAGCATACAAATGCCCGAAGACTGCGTCCAAAGGATCATCAAGataggaaggaaaagtctACCATCTGTTTTGACTAGAGGAATGGAGATAGAAGTCAATTCTGCCTTGATCACTGAAGATGATTGGAGGGAGCCTATCATGACTTACTTACGATATCCCACTCTGCCCTCTAAGAAAAGAGTCAGAATCATGGCTACAAACTAcctcatgtggaatgaagatttggtccgaaaaagTAAGGATGATGTACTATTAAGGTGCCTCGGGAAgacagaatatatgaaagtcaTGGGAGAAACCCATGAGGGGATCTGTGGAGCTCACCAAGGGGGAAGGAAGATGTGCTGGTTAATCAGAAGGTATGGCTACTTTTGGCCAACCatgatgaaggattgcatCAACTATTCCAAGGGATGTGAGGCCTGTCAAAGGCACGGCCCAATCCAGCAGGCCCCTTCGGTTCCCATGAATCCAATGGTAAAACCATGGCCTTTTaggggatgggcaatggatctcattggcaagATCTATCCAGCCAGCAACCAGCAGCATTGTTTCATTATTGTTGCCAcagactacttcaccaaatgggtggaggctaagccagtaaaaaccacaacatctcaagagatcatcaccttcatagaagaacagatcatacaaaggtttggcattccagaatcaatcacaactgataggggttcttctttcatatctagagatatgctagatatggcagaaacattcaaattcaaactgcttcaatctactccttactatgctcaagctaatggacaggcagaatcaagtaacaaggtgattatcaatatcatcagaaaaatgctagagaagaatccaaagcagtggcatgagaagttatcagaaactttgtgggcatacagaacttcaaaaagagaagcaactggcATGACCCCCTATGCTATAACCTACGGCCATGATGCAATTATTCCCATGGAGATAGCAGTCCAGTCTCTTAGAATTGCTCACCAGCACGGTCTCACTGGGGAGGATTACTCTCACGCCATGTTGCTAGAATTGGAAGAATTGGATGCAAGCAGAATTGacaccctcaacaaactcttagcaggaaaacaggCTGTGTCAAGGgcctacaacaaaagagtcagaaacaagagttttgaagagggagagatagtctggaaggcaattctgccccttggagcacacatagctggatatgggaaatggtcacctacatgggaaggcccttttataattaaccaaatcctCGGAATGGGGGCATACAGGTTGCAGGACCGAGATGGAGTTGTTCATTTTGCCCCAATCAATGGTAAATGGTTAAAGAAGTTCTATCCAACCATGTGGGATTCGCAGGCTGTACAAACAGATCCCGGgatagaagaagaacaagattgaccctttttgtttcttgaaaagAATCTTGTTTAGATCTGTTTTTGCTTTaaagttgttttgttttta
It encodes:
- the LOC109948109 gene encoding uncharacterized protein K02A2.6-like, producing MMKDCINYSKGCEACQRHGPIQQAPSVPMNPMVKPWPFRGWAMDLIGKIYPASNQQHCFIIVATDYFTKWVEAKPVKTTTSQEIITFIEEQIIQRFGIPESITTDRGSSFISRDMLDMAETFKFKLLQSTPYYAQANGQAESSNKVIINIIRKMLEKNPKQWHEKLSETLWAYRTSKREATGMTPYAITYGHDAIIPMEIAVQSLRIAHQHGLTGEDYSHAMLLELEELDASRIDTLNKLLAGKQAVSRAYNKRVRNKSFEEGEIVWKAILPLGAHIAGYGKWSPTWEGPFIINQILGMGAYRLQDRDGVVHFAPINGKWLKKFYPTMWDSQAVQTDPGIEEEQD